The following coding sequences lie in one Gadus macrocephalus chromosome 1, ASM3116895v1 genomic window:
- the naca gene encoding nascent polypeptide-associated complex subunit alpha isoform X31, translated as MPGEATETVPVTEQEMQQPQVETATPPAQAATQKPKAAGGNVKAKGKDAKSGSSATAPKAVPGRRKRSSMSASSASPTSPKNTPSSTPRSPVASPLASSIDSSKTPKVVKAGKQGKPKKGEAFVSPSVPAPVESKAAPAEMKPIDPKPDSVEVKAKPTLAHPQTASPSLTKPASAPVAFKVTSKPAASAPVSFSDALESGTSKALVENKTALPQAAPVTPVTDEDLPPLIPPEKAVSMPAAPLEAVKPTPEAEAVTPLPKAEAAKPAPKLEAPIVKATMVEAPKVEAAIPALKVEAAIPALKVEAAIPALKVEAAIPALKVEARKVEVPEVEAAKVADVKPAPKVEAPKVEVAKPTPKVEAPKVEDAKPAPKVEAPKVEDNKPAPKVEAPKVADVKPAPKVEAAKVEVAKPAPKVEAPKVEDNKPAPKVEAPKVEAPKEKSPMPRKLTFAEAVAKPVVKPEVEIISQPPCESESTPKSAPSTAKTSAKAVPVMKNDKGSGTESDSDESVPDLEEQDSAQTQTQQAQLAAAAEIDEEPVSKAKQSRSEKKARKAMSKLGLRQVTGVTRVTIRKSKNILFVITKPDVYKSPASDTYIVFGEAKIEDLSQQAQLAAAEKFKVQGEAVSNIQENTQTPTVQEESEEEEVDETGVEVKDIELVMSQANVSRAKAVRALKNNNNDIVNAIMELTM; from the exons ATGCCAGGCGAAGCAACAGAAACGGTCCCAGTCACCGAGCAGGAGATGCAGCAGCCTCAAGTTGAGACTG CAACACCTCCTGCCCAAGCTGCCACCCAGAAACCCAAGGCTGCTGGTGGCAATGTTAAGGCCAAAGGCAAAGATGCTAAGAGTGGGTCGAGTGCCACTGCCCCAAAGGCTGTCCCTGGCAGAAGAAAACGATCCTCAATGTCTGCCTCTTCTGCATCTCCTACTTCCCCAAAGAATACTCCTTCCTCAACCCCACGCTCTCCTGTAGCATCTCCTCTAGCCTCTTCTATTGATTCATCTAAAACCCCAAAGGTTGTTAAGGCTGGTAAACAAGGAAAACCTAAAAAAGGGGAAGCCTTTGTGTCGCCTTCAGTCCCTGCACCTGTGGAATCTAAGGCAGCTCCTGCAGAGATGAAGCCAATAGACCCTAAGCCAGACTCGGTTGAAGTGAAGGCTAAACCTACTCTTGCTCATCCTCAAACGGCCTCACCAAGCCTCACCAAGCCTGCTTCCGCCCCTGTTGCCTTTAAGGTGACCTCAAAGCCTGCAGCATCAGCCCCAGTTTCATTTTCAGATGCTCTTGAGTCCGGCACCTCCAAAGCACTAGTTGAAAATAAAACCGCCCTACCTCAAGCAGCCCCGGTTACTCCAGTAACTGATGAGGATCTCCCACCCCTCATCCCACCAGAAAAGGCAGTCAGTATGCCAGCTGCTCCTCTAGAAGCCGTGAAACCAACACCCGAGGCGGAGGCTGTGACACCTTTACCCAAGGCAGAAGCTGCCAAGCCAGCACCCAAGTTGGAGGCACCCATAGTAAAGGCTACCATGGTGGAGGCCCCCAAGGTAGAGGCTGCCATTCCGGCACTCAAGGTAGAGGCTGCCATTCCGGCACTCAAGGTAGAGGCTGCCATTCCGGCACTCAAGGTAGAGGCTGCCATTCCGGCACTCAAG GTAGAGGCTAGAAAGGTGGAGGTACCTGAGGTAGAGGCTGCCAAGGTGGCGGATGTCAAGCCAGCTCCAAAGGTAGAGGCACCCAAGGTGGAGGTTGCCAAGCCAACTCCAAAGGTAGAGGCACCCAAGGTGGAGGATGCCAAGCCAGCGCCCAAGGTAGAGGCTCCCAAGGTGGAGGATAACAAGCCAGCGCCCAAGGTAGAGGCTCCCAAGGTGGCGGATGTCAAGCCAGCTCCAAAGGTAGAGGCTGCCAAGGTGGAGGTTGCCAAGCCAGCGCCCAAGGTAGAGGCTCCCAAGGTGGAGGATAACAAGCCAGCGCCCAAGGTAGAGGCTCCCAAGGTGGAGGCACCCAAGGAGAAGAGTCCCATGCCCCGTAAACTTACGTTTGCTGAGGCTGTTGCAAAACCTGTTGTTAAACCTGAAGTTGAGATTATCAGTCAACCCCCTTGTGAATCTGAATCAACCCCAAAATCTGCCCCTTCAACTGCTAAAACCTCAGCCAAGGCGGTGCCTGTGATGAAGAACGACAAGG GATCTGGCACAGAGTCCGACAGTGATGAGTCGGTACCTGACTTGGAGGAACAGGACtctgcacagacacagacgcagcaGGCCCAG CTTGCAGCTGCTGCCGAAATTGACGAAGAACCAGTCAGCAAAGCCAAACAGAGCCGCAGTGAAAAGAAAGCACGAAAG GCAATGTCAAAGCTTGGTCTGAGGCAGGTAACTGGTGTCACCAGAGTCACCATTCGCAAGTCCAAGAACATCTTGTTTGTCATTACCAAACCAGACGTTTACAAGAGTCCTGCATCAGACACCTACATCGTCTTCGGTGAAGCTAAG ATTGAGGATCTCTCTCAACAAGCTCAGCTGGCCGCTGCTGAAAAGTTCAAGGTACAGGGAGAAGCTGTTTCAAACATCCAGGAGAACACACAGACGCCAACAGTACAGGAGGAgagtgaagaggaagag GTTGACGAGACTGGCGTGGAGGTCAAGGACATTGAACTTGTCATGTCGCAAGCCAACGTCTCTCGGGCTAAGGCTGTACGGGccctgaaaaacaacaacaacgacattGTCAATGCTATTATG GAGTTGACAATGTAA
- the naca gene encoding nascent polypeptide-associated complex subunit alpha isoform X2, which produces MPGEATETVPVTEQEMQQPQVETATPPAQAATQKPKAAGGNVKAKGKDAKSGSSATAPKAVPGRRKRSSMSASSASPTSPKNTPSSTPRSPVASPLASSIDSSKTPKVVKAGKQGKPKKGEAFVSPSVPAPVESKAAPAEMKPIDPKPDSVEVKAKPTLAHPQTASPSLTKPASAPVAFKVTSKPAASAPVSFSDALESGTSKALVENKTALPQAAPVTPVTDEDLPPLIPPEKAVSMPAAPLEAVKPTPEAEAVTPLPKAEAAKPAPKLEAPIVKATMVEAPKVEAAIPALKVEAAIPALKVEAAIPALKVEAAIPALKVEAPKVEAPKVEAPKVEAPKVEAAIPAPKVAAPKVEAAIPAAPKVEAAILAPKVEARKVEVPEVEAAKVADVKPAPKVEAPKVEVAKPTPKVEAPKVEDAKPAPKVEAPKVEDNKPAPKVEAPKVADVKPAPKVEAAKVEVAKPAPKVEAPKVEDNKPAPKVEAPKVEAPKEKSPMPRKLTFAEAVAKPVVKPEVEIISQPPCESESTPKSAPSTAKTSAKAVPVMKNDKGSGTESDSDESVPDLEEQDSAQTQTQQAQLAAAAEIDEEPVSKAKQSRSEKKARKAMSKLGLRQVTGVTRVTIRKSKNILFVITKPDVYKSPASDTYIVFGEAKIEDLSQQAQLAAAEKFKVQGEAVSNIQENTQTPTVQEESEEEEVDETGVEVKDIELVMSQANVSRAKAVRALKNNNNDIVNAIMELTM; this is translated from the exons ATGCCAGGCGAAGCAACAGAAACGGTCCCAGTCACCGAGCAGGAGATGCAGCAGCCTCAAGTTGAGACTG CAACACCTCCTGCCCAAGCTGCCACCCAGAAACCCAAGGCTGCTGGTGGCAATGTTAAGGCCAAAGGCAAAGATGCTAAGAGTGGGTCGAGTGCCACTGCCCCAAAGGCTGTCCCTGGCAGAAGAAAACGATCCTCAATGTCTGCCTCTTCTGCATCTCCTACTTCCCCAAAGAATACTCCTTCCTCAACCCCACGCTCTCCTGTAGCATCTCCTCTAGCCTCTTCTATTGATTCATCTAAAACCCCAAAGGTTGTTAAGGCTGGTAAACAAGGAAAACCTAAAAAAGGGGAAGCCTTTGTGTCGCCTTCAGTCCCTGCACCTGTGGAATCTAAGGCAGCTCCTGCAGAGATGAAGCCAATAGACCCTAAGCCAGACTCGGTTGAAGTGAAGGCTAAACCTACTCTTGCTCATCCTCAAACGGCCTCACCAAGCCTCACCAAGCCTGCTTCCGCCCCTGTTGCCTTTAAGGTGACCTCAAAGCCTGCAGCATCAGCCCCAGTTTCATTTTCAGATGCTCTTGAGTCCGGCACCTCCAAAGCACTAGTTGAAAATAAAACCGCCCTACCTCAAGCAGCCCCGGTTACTCCAGTAACTGATGAGGATCTCCCACCCCTCATCCCACCAGAAAAGGCAGTCAGTATGCCAGCTGCTCCTCTAGAAGCCGTGAAACCAACACCCGAGGCGGAGGCTGTGACACCTTTACCCAAGGCAGAAGCTGCCAAGCCAGCACCCAAGTTGGAGGCACCCATAGTAAAGGCTACCATGGTGGAGGCCCCCAAGGTAGAGGCTGCCATTCCGGCACTCAAGGTAGAGGCTGCCATTCCGGCACTCAAGGTAGAGGCTGCCATTCCGGCACTCAAGGTAGAGGCTGCCATTCCGGCACTCAAG GTGGAGGCACCCAAGGTGGAGGCACCCAAGGTAGAGGCACCCAAGGTAGAGGCACCCAAGGTGGAGGCTGCCATTCCGGCCCCCAAGGTGGCAGCACCGAAGGTAGAGGCTGCCATTCCGGCGGCACCCAAGGTAGAGGCTGCCATTCTGGCCCCCAAGGTAGAGGCTAGAAAGGTGGAGGTACCTGAGGTAGAGGCTGCCAAGGTGGCGGATGTCAAGCCAGCTCCAAAGGTAGAGGCACCCAAGGTGGAGGTTGCCAAGCCAACTCCAAAGGTAGAGGCACCCAAGGTGGAGGATGCCAAGCCAGCGCCCAAGGTAGAGGCTCCCAAGGTGGAGGATAACAAGCCAGCGCCCAAGGTAGAGGCTCCCAAGGTGGCGGATGTCAAGCCAGCTCCAAAGGTAGAGGCTGCCAAGGTGGAGGTTGCCAAGCCAGCGCCCAAGGTAGAGGCTCCCAAGGTGGAGGATAACAAGCCAGCGCCCAAGGTAGAGGCTCCCAAGGTGGAGGCACCCAAGGAGAAGAGTCCCATGCCCCGTAAACTTACGTTTGCTGAGGCTGTTGCAAAACCTGTTGTTAAACCTGAAGTTGAGATTATCAGTCAACCCCCTTGTGAATCTGAATCAACCCCAAAATCTGCCCCTTCAACTGCTAAAACCTCAGCCAAGGCGGTGCCTGTGATGAAGAACGACAAGG GATCTGGCACAGAGTCCGACAGTGATGAGTCGGTACCTGACTTGGAGGAACAGGACtctgcacagacacagacgcagcaGGCCCAG CTTGCAGCTGCTGCCGAAATTGACGAAGAACCAGTCAGCAAAGCCAAACAGAGCCGCAGTGAAAAGAAAGCACGAAAG GCAATGTCAAAGCTTGGTCTGAGGCAGGTAACTGGTGTCACCAGAGTCACCATTCGCAAGTCCAAGAACATCTTGTTTGTCATTACCAAACCAGACGTTTACAAGAGTCCTGCATCAGACACCTACATCGTCTTCGGTGAAGCTAAG ATTGAGGATCTCTCTCAACAAGCTCAGCTGGCCGCTGCTGAAAAGTTCAAGGTACAGGGAGAAGCTGTTTCAAACATCCAGGAGAACACACAGACGCCAACAGTACAGGAGGAgagtgaagaggaagag GTTGACGAGACTGGCGTGGAGGTCAAGGACATTGAACTTGTCATGTCGCAAGCCAACGTCTCTCGGGCTAAGGCTGTACGGGccctgaaaaacaacaacaacgacattGTCAATGCTATTATG GAGTTGACAATGTAA
- the naca gene encoding nascent polypeptide-associated complex subunit alpha isoform X6: MPGEATETVPVTEQEMQQPQVETATPPAQAATQKPKAAGGNVKAKGKDAKSGSSATAPKAVPGRRKRSSMSASSASPTSPKNTPSSTPRSPVASPLASSIDSSKTPKVVKAGKQGKPKKGEAFVSPSVPAPVESKAAPAEMKPIDPKPDSVEVKAKPTLAHPQTASPSLTKPASAPVAFKVTSKPAASAPVSFSDALESGTSKALVENKTALPQAAPVTPVTDEDLPPLIPPEKAVSMPAAPLEAVKPTPEAEAVTPLPKAEAAKPAPKLEAPIVKATMVEAPKVEAAIPALKVEAAIPALKVEAAIPALKVEAPKVEAPKVEAPKVEAAIPAPKVAAPKVEAAIPAAPKVEAAILAPKVEARKVEVPEVEAAKVADVKPAPKVEAPKVEVAKPTPKVEAPKVEDAKPAPKVEAPKVEDNKPAPKVEAPKVADVKPAPKVEAAKVEVAKPAPKVEAPKVEDNKPAPKVEAPKVEAPKEKSPMPRKLTFAEAVAKPVVKPEVEIISQPPCESESTPKSAPSTAKTSAKAVPVMKNDKGSGTESDSDESVPDLEEQDSAQTQTQQAQLAAAAEIDEEPVSKAKQSRSEKKARKAMSKLGLRQVTGVTRVTIRKSKNILFVITKPDVYKSPASDTYIVFGEAKIEDLSQQAQLAAAEKFKVQGEAVSNIQENTQTPTVQEESEEEEVDETGVEVKDIELVMSQANVSRAKAVRALKNNNNDIVNAIMELTM, encoded by the exons ATGCCAGGCGAAGCAACAGAAACGGTCCCAGTCACCGAGCAGGAGATGCAGCAGCCTCAAGTTGAGACTG CAACACCTCCTGCCCAAGCTGCCACCCAGAAACCCAAGGCTGCTGGTGGCAATGTTAAGGCCAAAGGCAAAGATGCTAAGAGTGGGTCGAGTGCCACTGCCCCAAAGGCTGTCCCTGGCAGAAGAAAACGATCCTCAATGTCTGCCTCTTCTGCATCTCCTACTTCCCCAAAGAATACTCCTTCCTCAACCCCACGCTCTCCTGTAGCATCTCCTCTAGCCTCTTCTATTGATTCATCTAAAACCCCAAAGGTTGTTAAGGCTGGTAAACAAGGAAAACCTAAAAAAGGGGAAGCCTTTGTGTCGCCTTCAGTCCCTGCACCTGTGGAATCTAAGGCAGCTCCTGCAGAGATGAAGCCAATAGACCCTAAGCCAGACTCGGTTGAAGTGAAGGCTAAACCTACTCTTGCTCATCCTCAAACGGCCTCACCAAGCCTCACCAAGCCTGCTTCCGCCCCTGTTGCCTTTAAGGTGACCTCAAAGCCTGCAGCATCAGCCCCAGTTTCATTTTCAGATGCTCTTGAGTCCGGCACCTCCAAAGCACTAGTTGAAAATAAAACCGCCCTACCTCAAGCAGCCCCGGTTACTCCAGTAACTGATGAGGATCTCCCACCCCTCATCCCACCAGAAAAGGCAGTCAGTATGCCAGCTGCTCCTCTAGAAGCCGTGAAACCAACACCCGAGGCGGAGGCTGTGACACCTTTACCCAAGGCAGAAGCTGCCAAGCCAGCACCCAAGTTGGAGGCACCCATAGTAAAGGCTACCATGGTGGAGGCCCCCAAGGTAGAGGCTGCCATTCCGGCACTCAAGGTAGAGGCTGCCATTCCGGCACTCAAGGTAGAGGCTGCCATTCCGGCACTCAAG GTGGAGGCACCCAAGGTAGAGGCACCCAAGGTAGAGGCACCCAAGGTGGAGGCTGCCATTCCGGCCCCCAAGGTGGCAGCACCGAAGGTAGAGGCTGCCATTCCGGCGGCACCCAAGGTAGAGGCTGCCATTCTGGCCCCCAAGGTAGAGGCTAGAAAGGTGGAGGTACCTGAGGTAGAGGCTGCCAAGGTGGCGGATGTCAAGCCAGCTCCAAAGGTAGAGGCACCCAAGGTGGAGGTTGCCAAGCCAACTCCAAAGGTAGAGGCACCCAAGGTGGAGGATGCCAAGCCAGCGCCCAAGGTAGAGGCTCCCAAGGTGGAGGATAACAAGCCAGCGCCCAAGGTAGAGGCTCCCAAGGTGGCGGATGTCAAGCCAGCTCCAAAGGTAGAGGCTGCCAAGGTGGAGGTTGCCAAGCCAGCGCCCAAGGTAGAGGCTCCCAAGGTGGAGGATAACAAGCCAGCGCCCAAGGTAGAGGCTCCCAAGGTGGAGGCACCCAAGGAGAAGAGTCCCATGCCCCGTAAACTTACGTTTGCTGAGGCTGTTGCAAAACCTGTTGTTAAACCTGAAGTTGAGATTATCAGTCAACCCCCTTGTGAATCTGAATCAACCCCAAAATCTGCCCCTTCAACTGCTAAAACCTCAGCCAAGGCGGTGCCTGTGATGAAGAACGACAAGG GATCTGGCACAGAGTCCGACAGTGATGAGTCGGTACCTGACTTGGAGGAACAGGACtctgcacagacacagacgcagcaGGCCCAG CTTGCAGCTGCTGCCGAAATTGACGAAGAACCAGTCAGCAAAGCCAAACAGAGCCGCAGTGAAAAGAAAGCACGAAAG GCAATGTCAAAGCTTGGTCTGAGGCAGGTAACTGGTGTCACCAGAGTCACCATTCGCAAGTCCAAGAACATCTTGTTTGTCATTACCAAACCAGACGTTTACAAGAGTCCTGCATCAGACACCTACATCGTCTTCGGTGAAGCTAAG ATTGAGGATCTCTCTCAACAAGCTCAGCTGGCCGCTGCTGAAAAGTTCAAGGTACAGGGAGAAGCTGTTTCAAACATCCAGGAGAACACACAGACGCCAACAGTACAGGAGGAgagtgaagaggaagag GTTGACGAGACTGGCGTGGAGGTCAAGGACATTGAACTTGTCATGTCGCAAGCCAACGTCTCTCGGGCTAAGGCTGTACGGGccctgaaaaacaacaacaacgacattGTCAATGCTATTATG GAGTTGACAATGTAA
- the naca gene encoding nascent polypeptide-associated complex subunit alpha isoform X20, translating to MPGEATETVPVTEQEMQQPQVETATPPAQAATQKPKAAGGNVKAKGKDAKSGSSATAPKAVPGRRKRSSMSASSASPTSPKNTPSSTPRSPVASPLASSIDSSKTPKVVKAGKQGKPKKGEAFVSPSVPAPVESKAAPAEMKPIDPKPDSVEVKAKPTLAHPQTASPSLTKPASAPVAFKVTSKPAASAPVSFSDALESGTSKALVENKTALPQAAPVTPVTDEDLPPLIPPEKAVSMPAAPLEAVKPTPEAEAVTPLPKAEAAKPAPKLEAPIVKATMVEAPKVEAAIPALKVEAAIPALKVEAAIPALKVEAPKVEAPKVEAPKVEAPKVEAAIPAPKVEARKVEVPEVEAAKVADVKPAPKVEAPKVEVAKPTPKVEAPKVEDAKPAPKVEAPKVEDNKPAPKVEAPKVADVKPAPKVEAAKVEVAKPAPKVEAPKVEDNKPAPKVEAPKVEAPKEKSPMPRKLTFAEAVAKPVVKPEVEIISQPPCESESTPKSAPSTAKTSAKAVPVMKNDKGSGTESDSDESVPDLEEQDSAQTQTQQAQLAAAAEIDEEPVSKAKQSRSEKKARKAMSKLGLRQVTGVTRVTIRKSKNILFVITKPDVYKSPASDTYIVFGEAKIEDLSQQAQLAAAEKFKVQGEAVSNIQENTQTPTVQEESEEEEVDETGVEVKDIELVMSQANVSRAKAVRALKNNNNDIVNAIMELTM from the exons ATGCCAGGCGAAGCAACAGAAACGGTCCCAGTCACCGAGCAGGAGATGCAGCAGCCTCAAGTTGAGACTG CAACACCTCCTGCCCAAGCTGCCACCCAGAAACCCAAGGCTGCTGGTGGCAATGTTAAGGCCAAAGGCAAAGATGCTAAGAGTGGGTCGAGTGCCACTGCCCCAAAGGCTGTCCCTGGCAGAAGAAAACGATCCTCAATGTCTGCCTCTTCTGCATCTCCTACTTCCCCAAAGAATACTCCTTCCTCAACCCCACGCTCTCCTGTAGCATCTCCTCTAGCCTCTTCTATTGATTCATCTAAAACCCCAAAGGTTGTTAAGGCTGGTAAACAAGGAAAACCTAAAAAAGGGGAAGCCTTTGTGTCGCCTTCAGTCCCTGCACCTGTGGAATCTAAGGCAGCTCCTGCAGAGATGAAGCCAATAGACCCTAAGCCAGACTCGGTTGAAGTGAAGGCTAAACCTACTCTTGCTCATCCTCAAACGGCCTCACCAAGCCTCACCAAGCCTGCTTCCGCCCCTGTTGCCTTTAAGGTGACCTCAAAGCCTGCAGCATCAGCCCCAGTTTCATTTTCAGATGCTCTTGAGTCCGGCACCTCCAAAGCACTAGTTGAAAATAAAACCGCCCTACCTCAAGCAGCCCCGGTTACTCCAGTAACTGATGAGGATCTCCCACCCCTCATCCCACCAGAAAAGGCAGTCAGTATGCCAGCTGCTCCTCTAGAAGCCGTGAAACCAACACCCGAGGCGGAGGCTGTGACACCTTTACCCAAGGCAGAAGCTGCCAAGCCAGCACCCAAGTTGGAGGCACCCATAGTAAAGGCTACCATGGTGGAGGCCCCCAAGGTAGAGGCTGCCATTCCGGCACTCAAGGTAGAGGCTGCCATTCCGGCACTCAAGGTAGAGGCTGCCATTCCGGCACTCAAG GTGGAGGCACCCAAGGTGGAGGCACCCAAGGTAGAGGCACCCAAGGTAGAGGCACCCAAGGTGGAGGCTGCCATTCCGGCCCCCAAG GTAGAGGCTAGAAAGGTGGAGGTACCTGAGGTAGAGGCTGCCAAGGTGGCGGATGTCAAGCCAGCTCCAAAGGTAGAGGCACCCAAGGTGGAGGTTGCCAAGCCAACTCCAAAGGTAGAGGCACCCAAGGTGGAGGATGCCAAGCCAGCGCCCAAGGTAGAGGCTCCCAAGGTGGAGGATAACAAGCCAGCGCCCAAGGTAGAGGCTCCCAAGGTGGCGGATGTCAAGCCAGCTCCAAAGGTAGAGGCTGCCAAGGTGGAGGTTGCCAAGCCAGCGCCCAAGGTAGAGGCTCCCAAGGTGGAGGATAACAAGCCAGCGCCCAAGGTAGAGGCTCCCAAGGTGGAGGCACCCAAGGAGAAGAGTCCCATGCCCCGTAAACTTACGTTTGCTGAGGCTGTTGCAAAACCTGTTGTTAAACCTGAAGTTGAGATTATCAGTCAACCCCCTTGTGAATCTGAATCAACCCCAAAATCTGCCCCTTCAACTGCTAAAACCTCAGCCAAGGCGGTGCCTGTGATGAAGAACGACAAGG GATCTGGCACAGAGTCCGACAGTGATGAGTCGGTACCTGACTTGGAGGAACAGGACtctgcacagacacagacgcagcaGGCCCAG CTTGCAGCTGCTGCCGAAATTGACGAAGAACCAGTCAGCAAAGCCAAACAGAGCCGCAGTGAAAAGAAAGCACGAAAG GCAATGTCAAAGCTTGGTCTGAGGCAGGTAACTGGTGTCACCAGAGTCACCATTCGCAAGTCCAAGAACATCTTGTTTGTCATTACCAAACCAGACGTTTACAAGAGTCCTGCATCAGACACCTACATCGTCTTCGGTGAAGCTAAG ATTGAGGATCTCTCTCAACAAGCTCAGCTGGCCGCTGCTGAAAAGTTCAAGGTACAGGGAGAAGCTGTTTCAAACATCCAGGAGAACACACAGACGCCAACAGTACAGGAGGAgagtgaagaggaagag GTTGACGAGACTGGCGTGGAGGTCAAGGACATTGAACTTGTCATGTCGCAAGCCAACGTCTCTCGGGCTAAGGCTGTACGGGccctgaaaaacaacaacaacgacattGTCAATGCTATTATG GAGTTGACAATGTAA
- the naca gene encoding nascent polypeptide-associated complex subunit alpha isoform X9, with protein sequence MPGEATETVPVTEQEMQQPQVETATPPAQAATQKPKAAGGNVKAKGKDAKSGSSATAPKAVPGRRKRSSMSASSASPTSPKNTPSSTPRSPVASPLASSIDSSKTPKVVKAGKQGKPKKGEAFVSPSVPAPVESKAAPAEMKPIDPKPDSVEVKAKPTLAHPQTASPSLTKPASAPVAFKVTSKPAASAPVSFSDALESGTSKALVENKTALPQAAPVTPVTDEDLPPLIPPEKAVSMPAAPLEAVKPTPEAEAVTPLPKAEAAKPAPKLEAPIVKATMVEAPKVEAAIPALKVEAAIPALKVEAPKVEAPKVEAPKVEAPKVEAAIPAPKVAAPKVEAAIPAAPKVEAAILAPKVEARKVEVPEVEAAKVADVKPAPKVEAPKVEVAKPTPKVEAPKVEDAKPAPKVEAPKVEDNKPAPKVEAPKVADVKPAPKVEAAKVEVAKPAPKVEAPKVEDNKPAPKVEAPKVEAPKEKSPMPRKLTFAEAVAKPVVKPEVEIISQPPCESESTPKSAPSTAKTSAKAVPVMKNDKGSGTESDSDESVPDLEEQDSAQTQTQQAQLAAAAEIDEEPVSKAKQSRSEKKARKAMSKLGLRQVTGVTRVTIRKSKNILFVITKPDVYKSPASDTYIVFGEAKIEDLSQQAQLAAAEKFKVQGEAVSNIQENTQTPTVQEESEEEEVDETGVEVKDIELVMSQANVSRAKAVRALKNNNNDIVNAIMELTM encoded by the exons ATGCCAGGCGAAGCAACAGAAACGGTCCCAGTCACCGAGCAGGAGATGCAGCAGCCTCAAGTTGAGACTG CAACACCTCCTGCCCAAGCTGCCACCCAGAAACCCAAGGCTGCTGGTGGCAATGTTAAGGCCAAAGGCAAAGATGCTAAGAGTGGGTCGAGTGCCACTGCCCCAAAGGCTGTCCCTGGCAGAAGAAAACGATCCTCAATGTCTGCCTCTTCTGCATCTCCTACTTCCCCAAAGAATACTCCTTCCTCAACCCCACGCTCTCCTGTAGCATCTCCTCTAGCCTCTTCTATTGATTCATCTAAAACCCCAAAGGTTGTTAAGGCTGGTAAACAAGGAAAACCTAAAAAAGGGGAAGCCTTTGTGTCGCCTTCAGTCCCTGCACCTGTGGAATCTAAGGCAGCTCCTGCAGAGATGAAGCCAATAGACCCTAAGCCAGACTCGGTTGAAGTGAAGGCTAAACCTACTCTTGCTCATCCTCAAACGGCCTCACCAAGCCTCACCAAGCCTGCTTCCGCCCCTGTTGCCTTTAAGGTGACCTCAAAGCCTGCAGCATCAGCCCCAGTTTCATTTTCAGATGCTCTTGAGTCCGGCACCTCCAAAGCACTAGTTGAAAATAAAACCGCCCTACCTCAAGCAGCCCCGGTTACTCCAGTAACTGATGAGGATCTCCCACCCCTCATCCCACCAGAAAAGGCAGTCAGTATGCCAGCTGCTCCTCTAGAAGCCGTGAAACCAACACCCGAGGCGGAGGCTGTGACACCTTTACCCAAGGCAGAAGCTGCCAAGCCAGCACCCAAGTTGGAGGCACCCATAGTAAAGGCTACCATGGTGGAGGCCCCCAAGGTAGAGGCTGCCATTCCGGCACTCAAGGTAGAGGCTGCCATTCCGGCACTCAAG GTGGAGGCACCCAAGGTGGAGGCACCCAAGGTAGAGGCACCCAAGGTAGAGGCACCCAAGGTGGAGGCTGCCATTCCGGCCCCCAAGGTGGCAGCACCGAAGGTAGAGGCTGCCATTCCGGCGGCACCCAAGGTAGAGGCTGCCATTCTGGCCCCCAAGGTAGAGGCTAGAAAGGTGGAGGTACCTGAGGTAGAGGCTGCCAAGGTGGCGGATGTCAAGCCAGCTCCAAAGGTAGAGGCACCCAAGGTGGAGGTTGCCAAGCCAACTCCAAAGGTAGAGGCACCCAAGGTGGAGGATGCCAAGCCAGCGCCCAAGGTAGAGGCTCCCAAGGTGGAGGATAACAAGCCAGCGCCCAAGGTAGAGGCTCCCAAGGTGGCGGATGTCAAGCCAGCTCCAAAGGTAGAGGCTGCCAAGGTGGAGGTTGCCAAGCCAGCGCCCAAGGTAGAGGCTCCCAAGGTGGAGGATAACAAGCCAGCGCCCAAGGTAGAGGCTCCCAAGGTGGAGGCACCCAAGGAGAAGAGTCCCATGCCCCGTAAACTTACGTTTGCTGAGGCTGTTGCAAAACCTGTTGTTAAACCTGAAGTTGAGATTATCAGTCAACCCCCTTGTGAATCTGAATCAACCCCAAAATCTGCCCCTTCAACTGCTAAAACCTCAGCCAAGGCGGTGCCTGTGATGAAGAACGACAAGG GATCTGGCACAGAGTCCGACAGTGATGAGTCGGTACCTGACTTGGAGGAACAGGACtctgcacagacacagacgcagcaGGCCCAG CTTGCAGCTGCTGCCGAAATTGACGAAGAACCAGTCAGCAAAGCCAAACAGAGCCGCAGTGAAAAGAAAGCACGAAAG GCAATGTCAAAGCTTGGTCTGAGGCAGGTAACTGGTGTCACCAGAGTCACCATTCGCAAGTCCAAGAACATCTTGTTTGTCATTACCAAACCAGACGTTTACAAGAGTCCTGCATCAGACACCTACATCGTCTTCGGTGAAGCTAAG ATTGAGGATCTCTCTCAACAAGCTCAGCTGGCCGCTGCTGAAAAGTTCAAGGTACAGGGAGAAGCTGTTTCAAACATCCAGGAGAACACACAGACGCCAACAGTACAGGAGGAgagtgaagaggaagag GTTGACGAGACTGGCGTGGAGGTCAAGGACATTGAACTTGTCATGTCGCAAGCCAACGTCTCTCGGGCTAAGGCTGTACGGGccctgaaaaacaacaacaacgacattGTCAATGCTATTATG GAGTTGACAATGTAA